ATATACAATGGGTCATCATCATACAAATATAAGTATGCTTGACAAAATAATAGTGCTAGTAGTTAATTATCTGGTCTAATCCGACAAAACAATGAAACATTATTACAGTAATCTGCTCTTTGGTCGCTGTACTTAACTTTGACTTTATAGAAAACCAAACAAACTCACGCGCTTAGAATATACGTGTTTTAAAGGCCGTGTAATCCACTCTCTGCGTTCGCGTGTGGGATTTTGTTTAAACATATAAGAATTTAATTAAATCACGTGCCGGCCATCTCAACACCGCCGGCAAAACCaacgaggagagagagagagagaagagagagaatggATAGCGAAACCCTAATTGAATCGGCGATAAGGGTTCTGAACACAGCTGACCCGTACGAAAAAGCGCGGCTTGGTGATTCGATAGCCGTCAAATGGCTCCAAGGTGCTATCTCCGAGCCCTACGATCCCACCGTCGATCTCCCTGTCATGGACAGGCCAGCTCGTCTCACCAACGTACTCGTCTCCTTCTTGTGTCTCTGTTTCGTTTATGAAATTGCTTGAGACGAAAATTGAAGTTTGATTCGAATCTTGTAGGTGAAACTGGTGTCTCCGAGTTTGATGCCGAAGCTGGGAAAAGCTGGTAGCTTACAGAGCAGGCAAGCAATTGTTCACAGTCTTGTTCATATTGAAAGCTGGGCAGTTGACTTATCATGGGTAAAAACGATTGTGTGGATAATCATATTCTTTTGTTTGAGTGAAAACTTGGGTTTGATGATGGTTATGTTTGTTAATGCTTAGGATATAATTGCTCGTTTCggcaagcaagagaagatgccGAGAGAGTTCTTTACGGACTTTGTTCGTGTAGCTCAGGACGAAGGCCGTCACTTCTCGCTGCTTGCAGCTCGGCTTGAGGAAATTGGTTCTCGTTACGGTGCGTTCCCTGCCCATGACGGTCTTTGGGACTCTGCAACCGCTACTTCTCAGGATCTTTTGGCTCGTTTGGCTATAGAGCATTGCGTTCACGAGGTGAGAAAGATAACTCAAAAATCCCATCTGGACTTGTGAAGTTTCGATAGAGTATTGTCTCCTTAGCTCCTTAAAAAGTATCGTGTAGTTCTCTTTTCTTCCTTTCACTCTCTGTTCTGTTTGAAGAATAGTTTTTAGAGCTGTTTCTTTTTACCATTTGCAGGCTAGGGGACTAGATGTATTGCCCACGACGATATCCAGGTTTAGGAATGGAGGGGATAACGAGACGGCAGATTTGCTGGAGAAAGTTGTGTACCCTGAAGAAATCACTCACTGTGCAGCTGGAGTAAAATGGTTCAAGTTTCTATGTGCAAGGTCCAAGAATCCCGAAGTTACCATCAACAGCGTAGAAGCAGATGATATCAGTGAAGAGATAATCCACAAGTTTCATTCGGTAGTAAGAGAGCATTTCAGGGGACCGTTGAAGCCGCCTTTTAATGCCGAAGCAAGAAAAGCTGCTGGTTTTGGCCCTCGATGGTATGAACCTCTTGCTGTCAAAGAGACCAATGCctagaaaaaaatcaaacatgtcttcttttttctttcgaGTAGTTGGATTGTTTTGTTATCTGCAACTTTAATTTTTGGTATACATTTGTTTGACCTATTTGAAGAGAATGTTTCTTCCATTTAAAGCGCTCTCTTTTTGTGTTGCCAAACTTGTGAGAATGTGGAACAGTAGAAGTGGTATTTTCAAAAGTGAGTATGGTAGAAAAACGTCTGAAGAATCTAGTCTTGTTAGTTCAATGGAGCTTGTATCAGCTGTTCAAAAGACTCTCGATTGCCCTTTTTCCATAATGAAAAGGGCTAGTGACTAGAATGTTGAGATCATTCGAGTTATCAAACTATGATAAGGGTTTAGACTCTAGACCAAACTATATCCACCCAAATATAAGCCCCATAATGAAAACCAGAAAACAATACACACCAACCCAACACATGTAAACAAAGAAACAGAGAACAAAACCCAGTGAAGAgatgaaacaaaacataatCTGTAGGCAAGAAGCACAAGTCAAAGATAAGTTACTACAGAGATTAAACATCCAGATAAGGTTATTAGAGGAGAATAAAAGCTGGGAATACAAAACAAACTTCTAAGTCGAGTAGCAGTTAGTGTTTGGCCaccaatttattaaaaaaaaaattacagataATGAAACCATTCCTTAGGTAAAGCGTTCTTCATCTCTTTCTCCCATCTTCTTAAATGACTTGATCATCATTGTCATTTGGTCCAGACTGGATCATCAACATCCTGGAAAATATATGACTGTCCATTACCATTAGATACAACGAACCAAAAGATAAGAGAGAAAAGTAAGACATTACCGGGAGTGATGGAAGCGAAGACTTGTCAAACTTTTGCCTCTTTGGGCTTGGGTCCTCAGCTGGAAAGTGGTCATCAGATGGACGAACTCGGACTTGAGCAGACTGAGATATCACAGGGTTCATCATCATTGAAACATGTCCAGCTGGTAGTATCAATTCTTGATCTTCCATGTTTGCAAACTATTCCCAAGCATGTAAATCCACCATAGTCATGTCCACTCCTTCCTCCAGCTTCTTGGCAAAGCTGTCAAAACCTCCAAACGATGTTTCCTCATTTGCAGCACCACTCTTACTCTTACACAGCTTTCCTGATCAAGGCAATAACACGTTCAGATATCCCTGACAAATCTGAGAATAAAAGTGTTATCTACTATCAGCTGGAGTGAGGAACCCAAAACGAAGATCATTGACCACCTTTTTTTCAGAGTATCTCGAAAGTGTATCCCATAAACAGCCACAAACTGTGCTGTGAACTTACAACATGAGAGAGTAGGATAACTAGATCTCCCATGTTGGCAAGAAACTCACAAGCATGCAATTTTACTTTCTCTATATCATCATGCTCCCCTTTCTGTTTTTCCGATTGAACAATGAGAGTCGAAAATCTCTTCAACACATCCTCTGTACAAGCACCCGTACCAGCGTTTTCAGTTATAGTCATAAACTGTGCAGTGAGATTAATAATACCAAGCTTCTTGTGTTTGTTACGTTATGGAAAGATGTTATCAAGTTGTGAGGACTTGCAAGCAGATCATTGAGTTGAGTCTATTTATAGGTCTCAAATTTGTTTTTGATCCTTTTGATTTCTTAATATGTTGGAGATTTGGAATTTCAAAAGGATATTTTGTCTTCTACAAAGCACAAAACATATTAGTATTAGATCTCATGAAATAGTTTGATTAGATTATGAATGATTATTTCTATGGGAGACGAACATGAGATGAGAGATCAATATGAAAATATCAACTGAATGACATGAATGACTATCTATTATCAAGATAGGAGAAAGATCagagtttttagttttttttttgtcagctatCAAGAATTTTAGTGAGGAGATCAAATCACAGTTAGAAGTTTAGAACCACCATTGAAAAGAAGcggaaataaataaataattatgaaatcGCTAATAACGAAAAACAGAAAGATTTTAAATGAAATCCtagatttatagtttattttgtttttactatgCTTCGAACACTTTTAACCCGAAATCAAATTAGTTATGAATCTTTGACCAGTAacagtaaaatatatacaactgGTAGCATATTTGTAGCTGCATTCCCAGGTCGTATTCATACAAATACAGCTTATACAGTTTAGGAGGGATGAATCTAATATCCAAAACTTAGGTAAGCAGCCAAAATAGTAGCCAGAGGAACCGAAATGTTGTCGTCTATTTGATCGGTGATGGGTAGTGACTCCACC
This genomic stretch from Raphanus sativus cultivar WK10039 chromosome 3, ASM80110v3, whole genome shotgun sequence harbors:
- the LOC108847099 gene encoding uncharacterized protein LOC108847099; this translates as MDSETLIESAIRVLNTADPYEKARLGDSIAVKWLQGAISEPYDPTVDLPVMDRPARLTNVKLVSPSLMPKLGKAGSLQSRQAIVHSLVHIESWAVDLSWDIIARFGKQEKMPREFFTDFVRVAQDEGRHFSLLAARLEEIGSRYGAFPAHDGLWDSATATSQDLLARLAIEHCVHEARGLDVLPTTISRFRNGGDNETADLLEKVVYPEEITHCAAGVKWFKFLCARSKNPEVTINSVEADDISEEIIHKFHSVVREHFRGPLKPPFNAEARKAAGFGPRWYEPLAVKETNA